Proteins from one Monodelphis domestica isolate mMonDom1 chromosome 6, mMonDom1.pri, whole genome shotgun sequence genomic window:
- the LOC107649280 gene encoding centrosomal protein 20-like has protein sequence MATVAELKAVFKDTLEKRGVLGHLRAKIRAEAFNVLDDQGEKPPPLSHENLLINELIREYLEFNKYKYSASVLAAESGQPAMPLERQFLIKELNIFEDLNTKTTSFIWNYISFLTCK, from the coding sequence ATGGCGACTGTTGCGGAGCTCAAAGCAGTTTTCAAGGATACACTGGAAAAAAGAGGTGTATTGGGCCACTTAAGAGCAAAGATCCGAGCTGAAGCTTTTAATGTACTAGATGATCAAGGTGAAAAACCTCCACCACTGTCTCATGAAAACCttctaattaatgaattaattagaGAGTATTTGGAATTCAACAAATATAAGTATTCAGCATCTGTCCTTGCAGCTGAATCTGGTCAACCGGCAATGCCATTGGAAAGACAATTTCTCATTAAGGAATTAAATATATTTGAAGATTTGAACACAAAAACAACCTCTTTTATATGGAATTATATCTCATTTCTTACATGCAAGTAA